In Flavimarina sp. Hel_I_48, the DNA window ATGAAACCAACTTTACTTTTCGTTCTATTATTTTCGGGATTGCGTCTGTGCCTTGGTCAGGGTGCGGCCAACAATTGGTATTTTGGAAGCGGGGCGGGAATTTCTTTTGAAACTTCCCCGCCCAGGGTTTTGACCAATGGCGCGCTGAATACCTTAGAAGGCTGTTCCAGCATTTCCAATGATAACGGCCAACTCCTGTTCTATACTGACGGTAGTGTGATCTACCAGGCAGATGGGACTATAATGAGCAATGGCACGGGACTGACTGGAAGTAGTTCCAGTACACAATCTGCCATCATCATCCCTAAACCTCTAAATAACGATATTTATTACGTGTTTACGGTAGACGAGGTGGGACAAGAGGTTATGAATGGCCCACTGGTCACTGATGGCGTTAATTACTCCATAGTCGACTTTAGTAACAACCCGAATGGAGAGGTTACTGAAAAAAATATACACCTAATTGATTTTTCTGCGGAAAAGCTTAGCGCAGTGGTGATGGGTTGCGACAGTAATACGGTATGGATGGTTACGCTCTCCACAAGCCTTGCCAAAGTGCCAAATATCGATTCCTATTACAATTTTAATACGTTCTACGCCTATGCCATTACCGAAGATGGCGTTAGCACCACACCCGTAAAATCAACCACGGGAATGCAGGTAGGCGATCCCCGCGGAAATTTAAAGTTCTCGCCAAACGGTAAAAAACTTGCGTGTGCCAATGGAGTGTCCGGTCTCTATCTACTGGACTTCAATTCGCTTACCGGGAAGGTGAGTAACGAAGAGAGCATAGGTTTTTACGAGGCCGTACGCGATTCGTATGGTGTTGAATTTTCGCCTAACAACCGTTTTCTCTATACGACCAGTTATAATGACCTTCCTACAAATGCCCTCGCCAGCGAATTTATTTCGGTTATAAGGCAATACGACCTTGAAAGTAACAGTATAAATGGAAGCACTTACGTTGTTGACAATCAAACACTTTATAGAAGCAGTTTACAACTGGGCCCTGACGGAAAAATTTACCGGAGTATGAGCAGCACCTATTTTGAAGGTCTACCTTATCTTTCTGTAATTGAAAACCCAAATGAAAAAGGTGCCGCCTGTAATTACATGGACAAAGCCATCAATCTGGGAACTGGAAAAAGCAATCAGGGCCTACCCCCTTTTAACCAGTCATTGTTCAACCGTGTTGATATTATACAAAATAATATCAGCACTTCGGTTTTGAACCTTTGCGAGGACGAGACCTATACCTTGAAGTACAATGAAATCTCCGGTGCGGACTATCAATGGTCAAGAAATGGAGTAGATCTTATAGGTGCGACCAGCAATGAACTTATTATAGCGTTGGGATCTAACGAACCCTTGCCCCATACAGATGAATATCAATTGAGCATCGACTTGAGGGACGGTACGTGTCCACGGGTAGGTCTTGCCAGTGTAAACTTTTACCGCACTCCTGTTTTGCCAGAGGAGCCCCTCATCCTTTCCCAATGTGAAGATGCGGCCACCGCTGATGGATTGAGTATATTCAACCTGACCCAGATAGAAAAACAAGTTATAGGCACTGACCCTTCCTTTACTGTTCACTATTATGACGATATTGCCGCAGCTCAAATCAATGATACCGTACAGGCCATTGATCCCATAGGATATGCAAATGCCAGACCCCGGCAAACACTTTATGCCTATTTTGACAATTTTGCATCGTGCTCCCTTGTGGCGCCCTTCCAACTTAATGTCAGCAGTACCCAGGCGAATACTGCGCTGCTCACAACTTGCGATAGCGACGATACCGGCTTTGCCGCATTTGATCTAACCGA includes these proteins:
- a CDS encoding T9SS type B sorting domain-containing protein; protein product: MKPTLLFVLLFSGLRLCLGQGAANNWYFGSGAGISFETSPPRVLTNGALNTLEGCSSISNDNGQLLFYTDGSVIYQADGTIMSNGTGLTGSSSSTQSAIIIPKPLNNDIYYVFTVDEVGQEVMNGPLVTDGVNYSIVDFSNNPNGEVTEKNIHLIDFSAEKLSAVVMGCDSNTVWMVTLSTSLAKVPNIDSYYNFNTFYAYAITEDGVSTTPVKSTTGMQVGDPRGNLKFSPNGKKLACANGVSGLYLLDFNSLTGKVSNEESIGFYEAVRDSYGVEFSPNNRFLYTTSYNDLPTNALASEFISVIRQYDLESNSINGSTYVVDNQTLYRSSLQLGPDGKIYRSMSSTYFEGLPYLSVIENPNEKGAACNYMDKAINLGTGKSNQGLPPFNQSLFNRVDIIQNNISTSVLNLCEDETYTLKYNEISGADYQWSRNGVDLIGATSNELIIALGSNEPLPHTDEYQLSIDLRDGTCPRVGLASVNFYRTPVLPEEPLILSQCEDAATADGLSIFNLTQIEKQVIGTDPSFTVHYYDDIAAAQINDTVQAIDPIGYANARPRQTLYAYFDNFASCSLVAPFQLNVSSTQANTALLTTCDSDDTGFAAFDLTDANDQLLAGQSPDINITYYASSTGALLEDATEELLLEYKNSTPFTDTIFARLESNEQCFAISTVILKVFPLPAVSPLTDEVICANLSELVTISPEYDLDPGQTYSYLWMPTGQNTPELVTNLQGEHTLTVTNTTTGCSRSRSVRIEPRTVATIENIAVTDATDNNEAIITISGTGDFEFALNENGPYQASNVFTNLLPGFYTVFVRATQGCGTAQQEFNVIGFDKFFTPNGDGYNDRWQVKGINESVQPGTSIRIFDRYGKLLKELNPLSEGWDGTFNGYSLPSDDYWFYVKLEDGREFKSHFTLKR